The following proteins are encoded in a genomic region of Maribacter hydrothermalis:
- a CDS encoding DUF3592 domain-containing protein, translating to MDFINSFSQLQIAAIILQLVTLPFLVMKLRLFWWAKQSLQWPKVKGVVVKSLDFPLSKIIDFLYSYEINGTTYHNEKPFFANSFKNFSQKKASILMNKYKEGKQVTVYYNPSDPSIATLEPGRMDGIPNTIALLILLLALGFICYYNPNILVELSN from the coding sequence ATGGATTTTATCAATTCATTTAGTCAATTACAAATAGCAGCTATTATTCTACAATTGGTGACATTGCCATTTTTGGTAATGAAGTTGCGCCTTTTTTGGTGGGCAAAACAATCGTTACAATGGCCAAAAGTTAAAGGAGTGGTAGTAAAGTCCCTTGATTTTCCACTTTCCAAAATCATAGATTTTTTATATTCCTATGAAATCAATGGTACCACCTATCATAATGAAAAACCCTTTTTTGCAAACTCATTTAAAAATTTTTCACAAAAGAAAGCGAGTATCTTAATGAATAAATATAAAGAAGGAAAACAAGTAACTGTTTACTACAATCCTTCAGACCCTAGCATAGCTACCCTAGAACCAGGCAGGATGGATGGAATACCAAATACTATAGCACTGTTAATCTTACTTCTTGCACTAGGATTCATATGCTATTACAATCCAAATATACTTGTAGAACTATCAAATTAA